In a single window of the Mangifera indica cultivar Alphonso unplaced genomic scaffold, CATAS_Mindica_2.1 Un_0065, whole genome shotgun sequence genome:
- the LOC123207190 gene encoding mediator of RNA polymerase II transcription subunit 31-like has translation MATSKEVEDAPNTTSSPKKMYKDPDDGQQRFLLELEFVQCLANPTYIHCILAPNRNSLVEESQNRYFEDEAFIGYLKYLQYWQQPEYIKFIMYPHCLFFLELLQNANFRNSMAHPGSKELAHRQQFFFWKNYRNNRLKHILPRPLPEIVEVPPAAAAPLPPAPPVPAVTIRMTAPPAQAPSPMHYGIPSGSALTKNDMRSNSIDRRKRKYVQ, from the exons ATGGCAACGTCTAAAGAAGTTGAAGATGCACCTAACACTACATCCTC GCCGAAGAAGATGTATAAAGACCCAGATGATGGGCAACAGCGATTTTTGCTTGAATTGGAATTCGTTCAGTGTCTTGCTAATCCCACTTACATTCACTGTAT ATTAGCCCCAAACCGTAATTCTCTGGTGGAGGAGTCTCAAAACCGTTATTTTGAAGATGAAGCTTTCATAGGCTACTTGAAATATCTTCAGTACTGGCAACAGCCAGAgtatattaaattcataat GTATCCTCATTGCCTCTTTTTCCTTGAACTTCTCCAAAATGCGAACTTCCGCAATTCAATGGCACATCCAGGCAGCAAG GAATTAGCACATAGGCAGCAATTCTTTTTTTGGAAGAACTATAGAAACAATAGATTAAAGCACATCTTACCAAGACCTCTTCCTGAAATTGTTGAGGTGCCACCGGCTGCTGCTGCACCTCTGCCACCTGCACCACCTGTTCCAGCTGTGACTATCCGTATGACAGCTCCTCCTGCCCAAGCCCCTTCTCCTATGCATTACGGTATTCCCTCAGGATCTGCTCTCACAAAAAATGATATGAGGAGTAATAGCATTGATCGAAGAAAGAGAAAGTATGTACAGTGA
- the LOC123207192 gene encoding glutamate dehydrogenase 2-like: MNALAATSRNFRNAARILGLDSKLERSLLIPFREIKVECTIPKDDGSLVTYVGFRVQHDNARGPMKGGIRYHPEVDPDEVNALAQLMTWKTAVADIPYGGAKGGIGCDPKELSNSEKERLTRVFTQKIHDLIGTHADIPAPDMGTNAQTMAWIFDEYSKFHGHSPAVVTGKPINLGGSLGREAATGRGAVFATEALLAEHGNAIRDMTFVIQGFGNVGSWVARLIHERGGKVIAISDITGAVKNPTGIHIPELLRHKESTGSLKDFHGGDSMESSEILVHECDVLIPCALGGVLNRENAADVKAKFIIEGANHPTDPEADEILSKRGVVILPDIYANSGGVTVSYFEWVQNIQGFMWEEDKVNNELRRYMIKAFHDIKSMCQTHNCNLRMGAFTLGVNRVARATLLRGWEA; the protein is encoded by the exons ATGAATGCTCTTGCAGCCACCAGTCGTAACTTCCGCAATGCTGCTCGTATTCTGGGCTTAGACTCTAAGCTTGAACGGAGTCTTTTGATCCCTTTTAGAGAGATCAAG GTGGAGTGCACCATTCCCAAAGATGATGGAAGTCTCGTCACGTACGTTGGATTTAGAGTCCAACATGATAATGCACGTGGGCCTATGAAGGGAGGAATCAGATATCATCCTGAG GTTGATCCTGATGAAGTAAATGCTCTGGCTCAACTAATGACCTGGAAGACGGCTGTGGCGGACATACCATACGGCGGAGCAAAGGGTGGGATAGGATGTGACCCAAAAGAGTTGAGTAATAGTGAGAAGGAACGTCTAACTCGTGTCTTCACTCAGAAGATTCATGATCTCATTGGAACCCATGCTGACATACCAGCACCGGACATGGGCACAAATGCTCAG ACTATGGCATGGATCTTCGATGAGTATTCGAAATTTCATGGTCATTCTCCAGCTGTTGTCACAGGAAAGCCTATT AATCTTGGTGGATCATTGGGTAGAGAGGCTGCAACTGGGCGTGGTGCTGTTTTCGCAACAGAAGCTTTACTTGCTGAACATGGGAATGCAATAAGGGATATGACATTTGTAATTCAG gGATTTGGTAATGTGGGTTCTTGGGTAGCAAGGCTCATTCATGAGAGAGGTGGCAAGGTCATTGCCATAAGCGACATAACTGGTGCAGTTAAAAACCCAACCGGAATTCATATTCCTGAATTGCTCAGGCATAAAGAAAGTACTGGTAGTTTGAAGGATTTCCATGGTGGAGATTCCATGGAATCTAGTGAGATTCTTGTCCATGAGTGTGATGTTCTCATCCCTTGTGCTTTAGGTGGAGTTCTGAACAG GGAAAATGCTGCAGATGTAAAGGCCAAGTTCATAATAGAGGGAGCAAACCATCCTACTGATCCTGAAGCAGATGAG ATACTATCCAAGAGAGGAGTTGTAATACTTCCCGACATCTATGCAAATTCTGGCGGTGTAACAGTTAGCTACTTTGAGTGGGTTCag AATATTCAAGGTTTTATGTGGGAGGAAGATAAGGTGAACAATGAGCTTCGGAGGTACATGATTAAAGCTTTTCATGACATCAAGAGCATGTGCCAGACACACAATTGCAATCTCCGAATGGGTGCCTTCACACTCGGGGTGAATCGAGTTGCACGGGCCACCCTATTGAGGGGTTGGGAAGCATAA
- the LOC123207193 gene encoding light-harvesting complex-like protein 3 isotype 1, chloroplastic isoform X1: MTTIAVSASLQRACSSNNVTKKQQSQIRTARSIGTKQKSNVVTLNVEGDVVGQQGKSSFQMGRYLEHSSETESPAPKFLDERWKNGTWDLNMFVKDGKMDWDGLIVAEARRRRFLEIYPESATNKEPVVFRSSIIPWWAWLRRTYLPEAELLNGQNLSFFIRNLQHPNFIKRINVAGRAAMVGFLMTYIVDALTELGVVGQTGNLVCKAGVFLTVVGVIQLRRTDDFNDLKNLADEATLYDKQWRASWQHQNSDSGNKI; this comes from the exons ATGACTACCATTGCCGTTTCTGCTTCACTGCAAAGAGCCTGCAGCTCAAACAATGTCACCAAAAAGCAACAATCTCAGATAAGAACTGCTCGCTCTATTGGAACAAAGCAAAAGTCAAATGTAGTTACTTTAAACGTGGAGGGCGACGTAGTTGGGCAACAAGGGAAGTCTTCTTTTCAAATGGGTAGATACTTGGAGCATAGCTCAGAGACAGAATCTCCCGCTCCAAAATTCCTGGATGAGCGTTGGAAGAATGGCACATGGGACTTAAACATGTTTGTTAAGGACGGGAAGATGGATTGGGATGGACTGATTGTCGCAG AAGCAAGAAGGAGAAGGTTTCTTGAAATTTATCCAGAATCAGCAACAAATAAAGAACCAGTAGTGTTTAGGAGCTCAATCATACCTTGGTGGGCATGGCTTAGGAGAACATATCTCCCAGAAGCTGAGCTACTCAATGGTcagaatttatctttttttatcagGAACTTGCAAcatccaaattttattaaacgaATTAATGTTGCAGGTCGAGCAGCAATGGTGGGATTCTTGATGACATACATTGTAGACGCATTGACTGAGCTAGGCGTGGTTGGACAAACTGGGAATTTGGTGTGCAAAGCAGGAGTGTTTTTGACGGTAGTTGGTGTCATACAGTTGAGGCGAACCGACGATTTCAACGACCTCAAAAACTTGGCTGACGAAGCCACTTTGTATGACAAGCAATGGCGAGCCTCTTGGCAACACCAAAATTCCGATAGtggaaacaaaatttag
- the LOC123207193 gene encoding light-harvesting complex-like protein 3 isotype 1, chloroplastic isoform X2 yields the protein MTTIAVSASLQRACSSNNVTKKQQSQIRTARSIGTKQKSNVVTLNVEGDVVGQQGKSSFQMGRYLEHSSETESPAPKFLDERWKNGTWDLNMFVKDGKMDWDGLIVAEARRRRFLEIYPESATNKEPVVFRSSIIPWWAWLRRTYLPEAELLNGRAAMVGFLMTYIVDALTELGVVGQTGNLVCKAGVFLTVVGVIQLRRTDDFNDLKNLADEATLYDKQWRASWQHQNSDSGNKI from the exons ATGACTACCATTGCCGTTTCTGCTTCACTGCAAAGAGCCTGCAGCTCAAACAATGTCACCAAAAAGCAACAATCTCAGATAAGAACTGCTCGCTCTATTGGAACAAAGCAAAAGTCAAATGTAGTTACTTTAAACGTGGAGGGCGACGTAGTTGGGCAACAAGGGAAGTCTTCTTTTCAAATGGGTAGATACTTGGAGCATAGCTCAGAGACAGAATCTCCCGCTCCAAAATTCCTGGATGAGCGTTGGAAGAATGGCACATGGGACTTAAACATGTTTGTTAAGGACGGGAAGATGGATTGGGATGGACTGATTGTCGCAG AAGCAAGAAGGAGAAGGTTTCTTGAAATTTATCCAGAATCAGCAACAAATAAAGAACCAGTAGTGTTTAGGAGCTCAATCATACCTTGGTGGGCATGGCTTAGGAGAACATATCTCCCAGAAGCTGAGCTACTCAATG GTCGAGCAGCAATGGTGGGATTCTTGATGACATACATTGTAGACGCATTGACTGAGCTAGGCGTGGTTGGACAAACTGGGAATTTGGTGTGCAAAGCAGGAGTGTTTTTGACGGTAGTTGGTGTCATACAGTTGAGGCGAACCGACGATTTCAACGACCTCAAAAACTTGGCTGACGAAGCCACTTTGTATGACAAGCAATGGCGAGCCTCTTGGCAACACCAAAATTCCGATAGtggaaacaaaatttag
- the LOC123207211 gene encoding TBCC domain-containing protein 1-like isoform X1: MANSIEPSTSSREDPDPTRNLNSLIHPRRESFEHGLLPIPKLIFTDPIQSLIPLKEKLASTQRVNSEILSESLQITVDHARLVLDTLASVLHSDSDPIVKAKPDEIDLVGADFRDLILFLYLQSYKRLLPRTHKDSAAVADVWPSTSAFDGYLSALSPLQLVRSNSRRFMPSQIDEEIHQLSYLQKHMANILHLLAEPAEGEGEESLVLSMEGFEHLGFLVQFGDKGSEGISLSQAAPFFANSDPDMPAVPVPAGQVHEWILQNIESALEHLTERASARENGPANTSDPDVAMADACTSSAKPSTSTRGLSYIEGISKSSYVKQASDLKGSSLKVINCHDSVIYILAPLRYATIYGCSDATIILGAVGKAVRVEHCERVHVITAANRVCIANCRECVFFLGVNQRPLIVGDNHKLQVAPYNTFYSKLEEHMAEVGIEATINKWDEPLALGAIDPHDSLSHPAGVSDVQAESASLLDPDHFTIFLIPNWYGGESPGSTKDNPFPLPDAYITSQKRNQENLGQVKQLLREAPLEENRKRELSSALHVYFKDWLYASGNIRQLYCLQGD, translated from the exons aTGGCCAACTCAATTGAGCCATCAACATCTTCACGGGAAGATCCGGACCCGACTCGGAATCTGAATTCCCTTATTCATCCGCGGAGGGAGTCCTTTGAGCACGGTCTTTTGCCAATTCCCAAGCTCATCTTCACCGACCCGATCCAGAGCCTAATCCCGCTCAAAGAGAAGCTCGCCTCCACTCAGCGAGTCAACTCGGAAATCCTCTCTGAATCGCTCCAGATCACCGTCGACCATGCGCGGCTCGTTCTCGATACTCTTGCTTCGGTTCTCCACTCGGATTCCGACCCGATTGTCAAGGCCAAGCCCGACGAGATTGACTTGGTTGGGGCGGATTTTAGGGATCTGATACTGTTTTTGTATTTACAGTCGTATAAGAGGTTGTTACCGAGGACACACAAGGACTCCGCCGCGGTTGCTGACGTGTGGCCATCTACGTCCGCTTTTGACGGGTATTTGTCAGCGTTATCGCCCCTTCAG CTTGTGCGAAGCAACAGCCGTCGGTTCATGCCTTCACAAATTGATGAAGAGATTCATCAGTTGTCCTATTTGCAAAAGCACATGGCTAACATTCTTCATCTTTTGGCGGAACCTGCTGAGGGGGAAGGTGAAGAATCTTTG GTTTTGAGCATGGAAGGATTTGAGCACCTTGGGTTTCTGGTTCAATTTGGTGATAAGGGATCTGAAGGAATTTCTTTAAGCCAAGCAGCTCCATTTTTTGCCAATTCAGATCCAGACATGCCTGCTGTACCGGTACCTGCTGGACAAGTTCATGAGTGGATTCTACAGAATATAGAGTCTGCCTTGGAACATCTTACTGAAAGAGCTTCTGCAAGAGAGAATGGGCCAGCCAATACCTCTGATCCAGATGTTGCAATGGCTGATGCCTGCACAAGTTCAGCCAAACCCTCAACAAGTACTAGGGGTCTGAGTTATATTGAGGGGATCTCCAAATCATCATATGTAAAGCAAGCTTCAGATCTTAAAGGTTCTTCTCTGAAG GTTATCAATTGCCATGATTCTGTCATTTACATTTTAGCACCTTTGAGATATGCCACAATATATGGATGCTCAGATGCTACCATAATTCTCGGAGCTGTTGGAAAG GCTGTAAGAGTTGAGCATTGTGAGCGAGTTCATGTGATAACGGCAGCTAATCGTGTTTGCATTGCCAACTGTCGTGAATGTGTATTCTTTTTGGGAGTAAACCAGAGACCACTCATTGTTGGTGACAACCATAAACTGCAG GTGGCACCATACAATACATTTTATTCTAAGTTGGAGGAGCACATGGCAGAAGTTGGTATTGAGGCAACTATAAACAAATGGGATGAACCCTTGGCACTGGGAGCGATTGATCCACATGATTCACTGTCTCATCCAGCCGGTGTCTCTGATGTTCAAGCTGAATCAGCTTCACTTCTAGACCCAGATCATTTCACAATTTTCTTG ATCCCAAACTGGTATGGAGGTGAGTCCCCCGGGTCAACGAAGGACAATCCGTTTCCATTACCAGATGCTTATATCACATCTCAGAAGAGAAAT CAAGAGAACTTGGGTCAGGTTAAGCAACTTTTGAGGGAGGCACCTCTTGAAGAAAATCGGAAACGGGAATTATCGAGTGCACTCCATGTATACTTCAAAGACTGGCTATATG CCTCAGGAAATATTCGTCAGCTTTACTGCCTGCAGGGTGACTAA
- the LOC123207211 gene encoding TBCC domain-containing protein 1-like isoform X2 codes for MANSIEPSTSSREDPDPTRNLNSLIHPRRESFEHGLLPIPKLIFTDPIQSLIPLKEKLASTQRVNSEILSESLQITVDHARLVLDTLASVLHSDSDPIVKAKPDEIDLVGADFRDLILFLYLQSYKRLLPRTHKDSAAVADVWPSTSAFDGYLSALSPLQLVRSNSRRFMPSQIDEEIHQLSYLQKHMANILHLLAEPAEGEGEESLVLSMEGFEHLGFLVQFGDKGSEGISLSQAAPFFANSDPDMPAVPVPAGQVHEWILQNIESALEHLTERASARENGPANTSDPDVAMADACTSSAKPSTSTRGLSYIEGISKSSYVKQASDLKGSSLKAVRVEHCERVHVITAANRVCIANCRECVFFLGVNQRPLIVGDNHKLQVAPYNTFYSKLEEHMAEVGIEATINKWDEPLALGAIDPHDSLSHPAGVSDVQAESASLLDPDHFTIFLIPNWYGGESPGSTKDNPFPLPDAYITSQKRNQENLGQVKQLLREAPLEENRKRELSSALHVYFKDWLYASGNIRQLYCLQGD; via the exons aTGGCCAACTCAATTGAGCCATCAACATCTTCACGGGAAGATCCGGACCCGACTCGGAATCTGAATTCCCTTATTCATCCGCGGAGGGAGTCCTTTGAGCACGGTCTTTTGCCAATTCCCAAGCTCATCTTCACCGACCCGATCCAGAGCCTAATCCCGCTCAAAGAGAAGCTCGCCTCCACTCAGCGAGTCAACTCGGAAATCCTCTCTGAATCGCTCCAGATCACCGTCGACCATGCGCGGCTCGTTCTCGATACTCTTGCTTCGGTTCTCCACTCGGATTCCGACCCGATTGTCAAGGCCAAGCCCGACGAGATTGACTTGGTTGGGGCGGATTTTAGGGATCTGATACTGTTTTTGTATTTACAGTCGTATAAGAGGTTGTTACCGAGGACACACAAGGACTCCGCCGCGGTTGCTGACGTGTGGCCATCTACGTCCGCTTTTGACGGGTATTTGTCAGCGTTATCGCCCCTTCAG CTTGTGCGAAGCAACAGCCGTCGGTTCATGCCTTCACAAATTGATGAAGAGATTCATCAGTTGTCCTATTTGCAAAAGCACATGGCTAACATTCTTCATCTTTTGGCGGAACCTGCTGAGGGGGAAGGTGAAGAATCTTTG GTTTTGAGCATGGAAGGATTTGAGCACCTTGGGTTTCTGGTTCAATTTGGTGATAAGGGATCTGAAGGAATTTCTTTAAGCCAAGCAGCTCCATTTTTTGCCAATTCAGATCCAGACATGCCTGCTGTACCGGTACCTGCTGGACAAGTTCATGAGTGGATTCTACAGAATATAGAGTCTGCCTTGGAACATCTTACTGAAAGAGCTTCTGCAAGAGAGAATGGGCCAGCCAATACCTCTGATCCAGATGTTGCAATGGCTGATGCCTGCACAAGTTCAGCCAAACCCTCAACAAGTACTAGGGGTCTGAGTTATATTGAGGGGATCTCCAAATCATCATATGTAAAGCAAGCTTCAGATCTTAAAGGTTCTTCTCTGAAG GCTGTAAGAGTTGAGCATTGTGAGCGAGTTCATGTGATAACGGCAGCTAATCGTGTTTGCATTGCCAACTGTCGTGAATGTGTATTCTTTTTGGGAGTAAACCAGAGACCACTCATTGTTGGTGACAACCATAAACTGCAG GTGGCACCATACAATACATTTTATTCTAAGTTGGAGGAGCACATGGCAGAAGTTGGTATTGAGGCAACTATAAACAAATGGGATGAACCCTTGGCACTGGGAGCGATTGATCCACATGATTCACTGTCTCATCCAGCCGGTGTCTCTGATGTTCAAGCTGAATCAGCTTCACTTCTAGACCCAGATCATTTCACAATTTTCTTG ATCCCAAACTGGTATGGAGGTGAGTCCCCCGGGTCAACGAAGGACAATCCGTTTCCATTACCAGATGCTTATATCACATCTCAGAAGAGAAAT CAAGAGAACTTGGGTCAGGTTAAGCAACTTTTGAGGGAGGCACCTCTTGAAGAAAATCGGAAACGGGAATTATCGAGTGCACTCCATGTATACTTCAAAGACTGGCTATATG CCTCAGGAAATATTCGTCAGCTTTACTGCCTGCAGGGTGACTAA